A single region of the Pararhodospirillum photometricum DSM 122 genome encodes:
- the thrS gene encoding threonine--tRNA ligase, with translation MVAITLPDGSVRQFEGPVTGLEIAQGIGPGLAKAALAITVDGTLVDLGTTVTRDALVSIVTARDEAALDLLRHDAAHVMAQAVQELFPGTQVTIGPAIENGFYYDFARAEPFSLDDLAQIEERMREIVARNLPIVREVWNRDEAIAWFTDKGEHYKAEIIRDLPAGQTITVYRQGEWLDLCRGPHLPSTGKLGTAFKLMKLAGAYWRGDSRNPMLQRIYGTAWADAKQLKEYLTRLEEAERRDHRRLGQEIGLFHLQEEAQGAVFWHPKGWTVYRSLQAYIRRRLEGAGYVEVNTPMLVDHTLWEKSGHWEKFRENMFTSEAEERILALKPMNCPGHIQIFRQGIKSYRDLPLRMAEFGSCHRNEASGALHGLMRVRAFVQDDAHIFCTEDQIVSETQSFCALLKSVYHDLGFESVRVKFSDRPAKRAGSDETWDKAEAALRDATEAAGLEWTLNPGEGAFYGPKLEFVLRDAIGRDWQCGTLQVDFVLPERLDASYVAEDGAKRRPVMLHRAILGTFERFMGILIENCAGRFPLWLAPVQAVVATITSEADAYALEVQKLLKAKGLRAVADVRNEKINYKVREHSLAKVPLLVVVGRKEAENRTIALRRLGGETQEVLALEDALATFVKEATPPDLSA, from the coding sequence ATGGTCGCCATTACTCTGCCGGATGGCAGCGTCCGTCAATTCGAAGGCCCCGTCACGGGCCTTGAGATCGCCCAGGGCATTGGCCCGGGCCTCGCCAAGGCCGCGCTGGCCATTACCGTAGACGGAACCCTGGTGGACCTCGGAACGACCGTGACCCGAGACGCCCTCGTGTCGATTGTCACGGCCCGCGACGAGGCCGCCCTTGACCTGCTGCGCCACGATGCCGCCCACGTCATGGCCCAGGCGGTCCAGGAACTGTTCCCCGGCACCCAGGTCACCATCGGTCCGGCCATCGAGAACGGGTTCTATTACGACTTTGCCCGCGCCGAGCCCTTCTCGCTCGACGACCTTGCCCAAATCGAAGAGCGCATGCGCGAGATCGTGGCGCGCAACCTCCCCATCGTGCGCGAGGTCTGGAACCGCGACGAGGCCATCGCTTGGTTCACCGACAAGGGCGAGCACTATAAGGCCGAGATCATTCGCGACCTGCCGGCCGGCCAGACCATCACCGTCTATCGCCAGGGTGAGTGGCTCGACCTGTGTCGCGGCCCCCACCTGCCCTCGACCGGCAAGCTGGGCACGGCCTTCAAGCTGATGAAGCTGGCCGGGGCGTATTGGCGCGGCGACTCGCGCAACCCCATGCTTCAGCGCATCTACGGCACCGCCTGGGCCGATGCCAAGCAACTCAAGGAATACCTGACCCGCCTGGAAGAAGCCGAGCGCCGCGACCATCGCCGCCTGGGCCAGGAAATAGGGCTGTTTCACCTGCAAGAAGAGGCGCAAGGCGCGGTCTTCTGGCACCCCAAGGGCTGGACGGTCTACCGCAGCCTCCAGGCCTATATCCGGCGTCGCCTGGAAGGGGCCGGCTACGTGGAGGTCAACACCCCCATGCTGGTTGACCATACCCTGTGGGAAAAGTCCGGCCACTGGGAGAAGTTCCGCGAGAACATGTTTACGAGCGAGGCCGAGGAGCGCATCCTTGCCCTCAAGCCGATGAACTGCCCGGGCCATATCCAGATTTTCCGCCAAGGCATCAAGAGCTACCGCGACCTGCCCTTGCGCATGGCTGAGTTTGGCTCGTGCCACCGGAATGAAGCCTCGGGCGCTCTGCACGGCCTGATGCGAGTACGGGCCTTCGTGCAAGACGACGCGCACATTTTCTGCACCGAAGATCAAATCGTTAGCGAGACTCAGAGCTTTTGCGCCCTGCTTAAAAGCGTCTACCACGACCTAGGGTTTGAAAGCGTGCGCGTGAAGTTCTCGGATCGCCCGGCCAAGCGCGCCGGCAGCGACGAGACCTGGGACAAGGCCGAGGCCGCTCTGCGCGACGCCACCGAAGCCGCCGGCCTGGAATGGACCCTCAACCCCGGCGAAGGCGCCTTCTATGGCCCCAAGCTGGAGTTCGTGTTGCGCGACGCCATCGGCCGCGACTGGCAGTGCGGCACCCTTCAGGTGGACTTCGTGCTGCCCGAACGGCTCGACGCGTCGTATGTGGCGGAAGATGGGGCCAAGCGCCGGCCGGTGATGCTGCACCGGGCGATTCTCGGCACCTTCGAGCGCTTCATGGGCATCTTGATCGAAAACTGTGCCGGTCGCTTCCCCTTGTGGCTGGCCCCGGTTCAAGCCGTGGTTGCCACCATCACCTCGGAAGCCGACGCCTACGCCCTCGAGGTGCAAAAACTCCTCAAGGCCAAGGGCCTGCGGGCCGTGGCCGACGTGCGCAACGAGAAGATCAACTACAAGGTCCGCGAGCACTCCCTGGCCAAGGTGCCCCTGCTCGTGGTGGTCGGTCGCAAGGAAGCGGAAAATCGCACCATTGCCTTGCGCCGGCTGGGCGGCGAAACGCAGGAAGTCCTTGCGCTTGAAGACGCCCTTGCTACATTTGTCAAGGAAGCGACCCCGCCTGATCTGAGCGCCTGA
- the infC gene encoding translation initiation factor IF-3 produces the protein MQASPSKDGPRANREIRIPEVRLIDENGENVGVVPTRDALYRAEAAGLDLVEISPNADPPVCKILDLGKFKYEAQKKKNEAKKKQKVIEIKEIKIRPNIDDHDYDVKMRAARKFLEEGDKVKVTLRFRGREMAHQDIGMGVLKRVSDDVAEMAKIEQHPKLEGRQMIMVMAPK, from the coding sequence ATGCAGGCGTCGCCGTCCAAGGATGGACCGCGCGCCAACCGGGAGATCAGAATCCCCGAGGTTCGCCTGATCGACGAAAACGGCGAAAACGTCGGTGTTGTGCCGACGCGCGATGCCCTGTATCGCGCCGAAGCCGCCGGCCTTGATCTCGTCGAGATTTCACCGAATGCCGATCCGCCCGTGTGTAAAATTCTGGATCTGGGCAAGTTCAAGTACGAAGCCCAGAAAAAGAAGAACGAGGCGAAGAAGAAGCAGAAGGTGATCGAGATCAAAGAGATCAAGATTCGCCCGAACATCGACGATCACGACTATGACGTGAAAATGCGCGCCGCCAGGAAGTTCCTGGAAGAAGGCGACAAGGTCAAAGTGACCTTGCGTTTTCGTGGCCGCGAAATGGCGCACCAGGACATCGGTATGGGTGTCCTCAAGCGGGTGAGCGACGATGTGGCCGAAATGGCCAAGATCGAACAGCATCCCAAGCTCGAAGGGCGCCAGATGATCATGGTCATGGCACCCAAGTAA
- a CDS encoding FAD-binding oxidoreductase — MALDASFLEALAAVLGPRGLVTDPADLASFNAEERGLYRGEATVVARPDSTDACAEVVRLCATHGVSIVPQGGNTGLCGGAVAGANQIIVSTGRMNRVRWIDADGCRMAVDAGCVLADIQAKARDAGCLFPLSLGAEGSCQIGGNLATNAGGVGVLHYGNTRDLCLGLEVVLPDGRIWNGMRALEKDNTGYALRQLFIGSEGTLGLITGAVLKLFPAPTSTATALCGFEDLSRVTRLLSLCRSITGDDVTAFELIPRFGLEIALEHLDGLRDPLEGSHPWYALVELSTSRPGADLNEVMESLLGRAFEEEILSDAVITASLDQRASLWRLREGLPEAQKHAGASIKHDVSVPLSQVPTFIERASAAVTAACPGIRPCPFGHVGDGNIHFNLTQPKGMDKQAFLDRWEEMNRLVHDIVADLGGSISAEHGIGRLKVDEMRHYKAPLELDLMRALKTAFDPAGLMNPGVILPATTA, encoded by the coding sequence GTGGCTCTCGATGCCTCGTTTCTCGAAGCCCTGGCGGCCGTGCTCGGCCCCCGGGGGCTGGTCACCGACCCCGCCGACTTGGCCTCCTTCAACGCCGAGGAACGGGGTCTGTACCGGGGGGAGGCGACCGTCGTCGCCCGTCCCGACTCCACCGACGCCTGCGCCGAGGTCGTGCGCCTGTGCGCGACCCACGGTGTCTCCATCGTGCCCCAGGGCGGCAATACCGGCCTGTGCGGCGGCGCCGTCGCCGGAGCGAACCAGATCATCGTCTCGACCGGGCGCATGAACCGCGTGCGCTGGATCGATGCCGATGGCTGCCGCATGGCCGTCGATGCCGGGTGCGTGCTGGCCGACATCCAGGCCAAAGCCCGCGACGCCGGCTGCTTGTTCCCTCTGTCGCTGGGCGCCGAGGGCTCGTGCCAGATTGGCGGCAACCTCGCCACCAACGCCGGCGGCGTCGGCGTCTTGCACTACGGCAACACCCGCGACCTGTGCCTGGGCCTTGAAGTGGTGCTGCCCGATGGCCGCATCTGGAACGGTATGCGCGCCCTCGAAAAGGACAACACCGGCTACGCTCTGCGCCAGTTGTTCATCGGCTCGGAAGGCACCCTGGGCCTGATCACCGGCGCCGTGCTCAAGCTGTTCCCGGCCCCCACCAGCACCGCCACCGCCTTGTGTGGGTTCGAGGATCTGTCGCGCGTCACCCGCTTGCTGTCGCTGTGCCGCTCAATCACCGGCGACGACGTGACCGCCTTCGAGCTGATCCCGCGCTTCGGCCTCGAGATCGCCCTAGAGCACCTAGACGGCCTGCGCGACCCCCTGGAAGGCTCGCACCCCTGGTACGCCCTGGTCGAACTCTCGACCTCGCGCCCGGGCGCCGACCTCAACGAGGTCATGGAAAGCCTGCTCGGACGCGCTTTTGAAGAAGAGATCCTGAGCGACGCGGTCATCACCGCCAGCCTCGATCAGCGCGCCAGCCTGTGGCGCCTGCGCGAAGGCCTGCCGGAAGCCCAAAAGCACGCCGGCGCCTCCATCAAGCACGACGTCTCGGTACCGCTCTCCCAGGTCCCGACCTTCATCGAGCGGGCCAGCGCCGCTGTCACCGCCGCTTGCCCCGGCATCCGCCCCTGCCCGTTCGGTCACGTTGGCGATGGCAACATCCATTTCAACCTGACCCAGCCCAAGGGCATGGACAAGCAGGCCTTCCTCGACCGCTGGGAAGAAATGAACCGCCTCGTCCACGACATCGTGGCCGATCTCGGCGGCTCGATCAGCGCCGAGCACGGCATCGGCCGCCTCAAAGTGGACGAAATGCGCCACTATAAGGCCCCCCTCGAACTCGACCTGATGCGTGCCCTCAAAACCGCCTTCGACCCGGCCGGGCTGATGAATCCGGGGGTGATTTTGCCCGCGACGACAGCCTAG
- a CDS encoding sugar phosphate isomerase/epimerase family protein, whose amino-acid sequence MGARIGFTVQQSTLQGLDRQVGRALALGADGVELSLTPLGVVIGGRLNTGHLARVQRILHSHRPAVTVHSVLSLSFMDRTHAERHQRVADAVVDACAALGGTVLVVHPSWVDTPSFTAERDALMARERDGLHRMAERAAAHGVTIALENMPVIQEYLNGTDTNHGLDPLSIAAQVEAVNHPSLRATIDVSHAHIGARHFGWDLTERLRPLAPLATHLHLHDSLGVPLCMPGLFPGEDRVFGVGDLHMPLGWGDVPFPSLLPALPLPENYTVALEIGLDRIDDDVAAESLALARAWSSATTALGSSGTTSATTAFGSSGTTSATTAFGSSGTTSATTALGSSGTASATTALGSSGTTSATTAFGSSGTTSATTAFGSSGTTSATTALGSSGTASATTALGSSSTTSATTALGASGSTAGAEAEGATGAGVRTSRGEATIAVVGRTTSSPRSS is encoded by the coding sequence ATGGGTGCGCGTATCGGTTTTACCGTTCAGCAAAGTACCCTTCAGGGGCTTGACCGGCAGGTGGGCCGGGCCTTGGCCCTCGGAGCCGATGGCGTCGAACTCAGCCTGACGCCGCTGGGCGTGGTGATCGGCGGGCGGCTCAACACCGGCCATCTCGCCCGCGTCCAGCGCATCCTTCACAGCCACCGCCCCGCCGTTACCGTGCACTCGGTGCTGTCCCTGTCGTTCATGGACCGCACCCACGCCGAGCGCCACCAGCGCGTGGCCGATGCCGTGGTGGACGCCTGCGCCGCCCTCGGGGGCACGGTTCTGGTCGTCCATCCCAGTTGGGTCGATACCCCAAGTTTCACCGCCGAGCGCGATGCCCTCATGGCCCGCGAACGCGACGGCCTTCACCGCATGGCCGAGCGCGCCGCCGCTCACGGCGTCACCATCGCCCTCGAGAACATGCCGGTGATTCAGGAATACCTGAACGGCACCGACACCAACCACGGCCTTGACCCGCTCTCGATCGCCGCCCAGGTCGAAGCGGTCAACCATCCCTCCTTACGCGCCACCATCGACGTCAGCCACGCCCACATCGGCGCCCGCCATTTTGGCTGGGATCTGACCGAGCGCCTGCGCCCCCTCGCCCCCCTGGCCACCCATCTCCATCTGCACGACAGCCTCGGCGTGCCCCTGTGCATGCCCGGCCTCTTCCCCGGCGAAGACCGCGTGTTCGGCGTCGGCGATCTCCACATGCCCCTCGGCTGGGGCGACGTCCCCTTCCCTTCCCTCCTCCCCGCCCTCCCCCTGCCAGAGAATTACACCGTCGCCCTCGAGATCGGCCTCGACCGCATCGACGACGACGTGGCTGCGGAAAGCCTCGCTTTGGCGCGGGCGTGGTCCTCGGCAACCACCGCCTTGGGCTCTTCTGGCACCACCTCGGCAACCACCGCCTTCGGCTCTTCCGGCACCACCTCGGCAACCACCGCCTTCGGCTCTTCCGGCACCACCTCGGCAACCACCGCCTTGGGCTCTTCCGGCACCGCCTCGGCAACCACCGCCTTGGGCTCTTCTGGCACCACCTCGGCAACCACCGCCTTCGGCTCTTCCGGCACCACCTCGGCAACCACCGCCTTCGGCTCTTCCGGCACCACCTCGGCAACCACCGCCTTGGGCTCTTCCGGCACCGCCTCGGCAACCACCGCCTTGGGCTCTTCCAGCACCACCTCGGCGACCACCGCTTTGGGCGCCTCCGGTAGCACCGCAGGAGCGGAAGCAGAAGGAGCCACCGGAGCCGGTGTCAGGACCTCCCGGGGGGAAGCAACCATCGCGGTTGTTGGCAGGACAACGTCGAGCCCCAGGTCCTCATGA
- the ihfA gene encoding integration host factor subunit alpha codes for MSSRTITRAQLSEAVYQEVGLSRNESADLLEMVLGEMSQALVRGETVKISSFGSFSVREKGQRIGRNPKTGEEVPILPRRVLVFRPSQLLKARVNEGPVGRQLENG; via the coding sequence ATGAGCAGCAGGACCATTACCCGAGCGCAGTTAAGCGAGGCGGTCTATCAAGAGGTGGGCCTGTCTCGTAATGAATCCGCCGACTTGCTGGAAATGGTCCTGGGCGAGATGTCCCAGGCTTTGGTGCGCGGCGAAACCGTCAAAATTTCCAGCTTCGGTAGCTTTTCCGTGCGGGAAAAGGGGCAGCGCATCGGTCGCAACCCCAAAACCGGCGAGGAGGTCCCTATTTTGCCCCGGCGGGTCCTGGTCTTTCGTCCCTCCCAACTCCTGAAGGCGCGGGTCAATGAAGGCCCGGTCGGCCGCCAGCTCGAAAACGGGTGA
- a CDS encoding beta-ketoacyl-ACP synthase III, which yields MVRSVIAGCGAYLPANRVTNDDLAQRVDTSDAWIRERSGIVARHFAAEGELTSDLAAQAARAALADAGLEADAVDLIVLATATPDKTFPATAVRVQTLLGCRPGVPAFDVQAVCSGFLYALGVADSMVKVGLARTALVIGAETFSRLLDFNDRTTCVLFGDGAGAVVLQASDASGGLEQRGIHSVHLHADGRYQDLLYVDGGPSSTQTTGFVRMHGKEVFRHAVTNLSGVVTEALEANGLSAADLDWIVPHQANQRILDGTARKLEIDPARVISTIALHANTSAASVPLAMSVARADGRLKAGDLVLLEALGGGFTWGAALVRL from the coding sequence ATGGTGCGTTCCGTGATCGCGGGATGCGGCGCCTACCTGCCCGCAAACCGTGTGACCAACGATGATCTCGCCCAGCGGGTCGATACCTCGGACGCCTGGATCCGCGAACGCAGCGGGATTGTGGCCCGGCACTTCGCCGCTGAGGGCGAGCTGACCTCGGATCTCGCCGCTCAGGCCGCACGCGCTGCTCTCGCCGACGCCGGCCTTGAGGCCGACGCGGTGGATCTCATCGTGCTGGCCACGGCCACTCCCGACAAGACCTTTCCCGCGACCGCTGTACGGGTTCAAACCCTGCTGGGCTGCCGCCCCGGGGTCCCGGCTTTCGATGTTCAGGCGGTTTGCTCGGGCTTTCTCTACGCTTTGGGCGTGGCCGACAGTATGGTCAAAGTCGGGCTGGCCCGCACCGCCTTGGTGATCGGGGCCGAGACTTTTTCGCGTCTCCTCGACTTCAACGACCGCACCACCTGCGTGCTGTTCGGCGATGGGGCGGGGGCCGTGGTCTTGCAAGCTAGCGACGCTTCGGGCGGCCTGGAGCAGCGCGGCATCCATTCCGTTCACCTCCACGCCGATGGTCGGTATCAGGACTTGCTGTATGTCGATGGCGGGCCTTCGAGCACCCAGACCACCGGCTTTGTGCGCATGCATGGCAAAGAGGTTTTTCGCCACGCCGTGACCAACCTCAGCGGCGTGGTCACCGAGGCCCTGGAAGCCAACGGCTTGAGCGCTGCCGACCTGGACTGGATCGTCCCGCACCAAGCTAACCAGCGCATTCTCGACGGAACAGCCCGCAAGCTGGAAATTGATCCCGCGCGTGTCATTAGCACCATTGCCCTGCACGCCAATACGTCGGCCGCCTCTGTTCCTCTGGCCATGAGTGTGGCGCGGGCCGATGGCCGCTTGAAGGCGGGGGATCTTGTCTTGCTGGAGGCCTTGGGCGGAGGCTTCACCTGGGGGGCTGCCCTCGTGCGGTTGTAG